Proteins encoded together in one Balaenoptera ricei isolate mBalRic1 chromosome 2, mBalRic1.hap2, whole genome shotgun sequence window:
- the C2H15orf48 gene encoding normal mucosa of esophagus-specific gene 1 protein, whose amino-acid sequence MSFFQLLMKRKELIPLVLFTTVAATGALSFALYSLRKPDVIIDRKRNPEPWETVDPTVPKKLITINQEWKPIEELQKVRKATR is encoded by the exons ATGAGCTTTTTCCAACTCctgatgaaaagaaaggaa CTTATTCCTTTGGTGCTTTTCACGACCGTGGCAGCGACTGGAGCTTTGTCTTTTGCTCTGTATTCCCTTCGAAAACCCGATGTGAT cattgatcgaaaaagaaatccagaacCTTGGGAGACTGTGGATCCTACTGTACCTAAAAAG cttataacAATCAACCAAGAATGGAAGCCTATTGAAGAGTTGCAGAAGGTCCGAAAGGCAACCAGGTGA